One segment of Monomorium pharaonis isolate MP-MQ-018 chromosome 6, ASM1337386v2, whole genome shotgun sequence DNA contains the following:
- the LOC105829444 gene encoding putative histone-lysine N-methyltransferase 1: MNREITWSSLELSELLEDEDSHVHFTRTTKHLALHPYHLNNVQRGVNHILRSSLNTYDKELKGFVLAFRNPKLLSNLGEILYDSPFIHIDVEADFYLFCPTVGTFLKGIVNKKGLDHIVVLVHKIYTISIPKPDDIEEWLGDLMEIGQEVKCCVSQIDNRSKPPFICATLKSDYSQGCRLSLSNIDNVDGAIENLDTSIRNDTLINGVSDDGVSESERKKHRKKHKKSRENDTESINKVDNRSESYDNVGNDIPVTIKSEKKSQYQNIQYVLNTDDYLNNSEVDNSSKKHKKSKKVSKSLLSNDTISDEHMQLHKAVKRENSVPLDSETEMTKRKKHKKSKESDSKTVLIKIENEKIICKTENILENIKTEKEEQYIKTEKKKKKKYTKESESDSETVSTKTKNEGVFYNTDTISKHIKSEEQHKKHIVDLSSSLEDNAFKKHKKNKKSPMKMSDLESDHVVTIKIEKQDPLIDGITNEKSKSQLLSNETKVENLNENFKMPKFLTEDFYNDTSEKKKCSKKHTVTLRDSLPKSKIKSKKDIISDDNVSDKERKKSPSPKKYANVLKDSDSEIIIKSENLMNDISRVIKHEPEEIQHRETTSAIDSDSSNLNLDYASKKFKKKKTIKSES, from the exons atgaatCGCGAAATTACGTGGAGCTCTCTGGAGCTTAGTGAACTCCTGGAAGACGAGGATTCTCACGTGCATTTTACGAGGACCACCAAACACCTCGCGTTACATCCGTACCACTTGAACAACGTTCAGCGAGGTGTCAATCATATTTTGAGATCGTCCTTAAATACTTACGACAAAGA ATTGAAAGGGTTTGTGTTAGCCTTTAGAAACCCTAAATTGCTTAGCAATCTGGGAGAGATTCTATATGATTCTCCCTTTATTCACATTGACGTTGAAGCagatttttatctattttgtCCTACAGTTGGAACTTTCCTAAAAG gCATAGTGAATAAAAAGGGTTTGGATCACATTGTAGTGCTGGTGCACAAAATCTATACCATCTCTATTCCGAAACCTGATGATATCGAGGAATGGCTAGGTGATTTGATGGAGATTGGTCAGGAAGTAAAATGTTGCGTGAGTCAAATTGACAATAGGAGCAAACCGCCTTTCATATGTGCCACTTTAAAATCCGATTATTCACAAGGTTGTAGGTTAAGCTTAAGTAATATTGATAATGTAGATGGTGCAATTGAAAATTTGGATACTTCCATAAGAAATGACACTTTGATTAATGGAGTATCAGATGATGGTGTTTCTGAAAGTGAGAGGAAGAAACATCGAAAGAAACACAAGAAGTCTCGTGAGAATGATACAGAATCTATTAATAAAGTTGACAACAGATCAGAGTCGTATGATAATGTAGGGAATGATATTCCTGTAACTATCAAATCCGAAAAGAAATCGCAATaccaaaatatacaatatgtattaaatactgatgattatttaaataattcagaaGTTGATAATAGTTCTAAAAAACATAAGAAAAGCAAGAAAGTATCAAAGTCGTTACTTAGTAATGATACAATTTCAGATGAACATATGCAGTTACATAAAGctgtaaaaagagaaaattctgTTCCATTAGATAGTGAAACTGAGatgacaaaaagaaaaaaacataagAAATCTAAGGAATCTGATTCAAAAActgtattaataaagatagaaaatgaaaaaattatttgtaagacAGAGAACATTctcgaaaatattaaaactgaaaaagaagagcaatatattaaaacagaaaagaaaaagaaaaagaaatacacgAAGGAATCTGAATCCGATTCGGAAACTGTATCAACAAAGACCAAAAATGAAggagtattttataatacagacACTATTTCCAAGCATATTAAATCTGAAGAACAACATAAGAAACATATAGTCGATCTCTCTTCAAGTTTAGAAGACAACGCATTTAAAAAGCataagaaaaacaagaaatcACCTATGAAAATGTCAGATTTGGAATCAGATCACgttgttacaataaaaattgaaaaacaagATCCACTTATAGACGGAATTactaatgaaaaatcaaaaagCCAACTATTAAGTAACGAGACTaaagtagaaaatttaaatgaaaactttaaaatgcCTAAATTTCTGACAGAAGATTTTTACAATGATACttccgaaaagaaaaaatgttctaagaaACACACAGTAACTTTAAGAGACTCATTGCCGAAATCTAAAATTAAGAGCAAAAAGGATATAATTAGTGATGACAACGTTTCAgataaagaaaggaaaaaaagtcCGAGTCCGAAGAAATATGCAAATGTGTTGAAAGATTCCGAttctgaaattataattaaaagtgaaaatcTAATGAATGATATTTCCCGAGTGATTAAACATGAGCCTGAAGAGATTCAACACAGGGAAACTACATCAGCAATAGATAGCGATTCGAGTAATTTGAATCTTGATTAtgcctcaaaaaaatttaaaaagaaaaaaacgataaaatcagaatcataa
- the LOC105829443 gene encoding gastrulation defective protein 1 homolog, with protein MNSKKTITFGKISANLDKPESEAPVETFSSGGFGTFGKKREENNVKKMDEIKPEDEEETQNMQKMMGITGFGKKAKSFDVQEMMENITRTINSNKASTIEKEKPSEIAESKKDEMSDDDDDDDDIIGPPIPSLIPVTSDATKDSNAEKKDEEKNESEDDDDEELSEEEEEVTLRDKIPCSHEVSMTHGTKAVIAIAADPSGARLASGSIDYDVCFWDFAGMDTSMKSFRTLQPCENHPIKCLQYSMTGDVILVVSGAAQAKVLDRDGFEKCETVKGDQYITDMARTKGHTASLNSGCWHPFTKEEYLTCSQDSTCRIWNLYRPRGHKSLIKCRAQNGVKTIPTTCAYSREGAAVACGCIDGSIQMWDHRKNFVNPSLVLRGAHASSSEVSSLSFSYLGQLLASRACDDTLKLWDLRAFKAPIFEAKGLFSRYDTTDCMFSPDDSMIITGESLNKGKTTGRVLLYDSKTFDLIREIPVTNSHVIKTLWHPKLNQVFVGCGNGIVKVYYDPKKSMRGAKLCVVKTHMKQKHIEIMSTQQIITPHALPLFRQDRPKSVRKQMEKDRLDPVKSRRPDLPITSGQGGRVASSGGTLSSYVIRNLGLSKRIEDDQDPREAILKYAKIAEEEPYWIAPAYKKTQPKTIFQNDDQDSGPSNKKQKT; from the exons ATGAATTCGAAGAAGACTATAACCTTTGGCAAGATCAGTGCCAATTTAGATAAACCGGAATCAGAGGCACCGGTCGAGACTTTCAGCTCTGGGGGATTCGGTACTTTCGGTAAAAAACGCGAGGAGAACAATGTGAAGAAGATGGACGAGATCAAGCCGGAGGACGAGGAGGAGACCCAGAATATGCAGAAGATGATGGGTATCACGGGCTTTGGTAAAAAGGCCAAGTCCTTCGACGTGCAGGAGATGATGGAGAACATCACCAGAACCATCAACAGCAATAAGGCAAGCACGATCGAGAAAGAGAAACCCAGCGAGATCGCGGAATCTAAAAAGGACGAGATgagcgacgacgatgacgacgacgacgatatcATTGGTCCACCTATACCATCTCTGATACCCGTCACTTCGGATGCGACTAAGGATTCGAATGCAGAAAAGAAAGATGAGGAGAAAAATGAAAGCGAAGATGACGATGACGAAGAATTGTctgaagaggaagaagag GTAACATTAAGAGACAAGATTCCCTGTTCTCACGAAGTCTCAATGACTCACGGCACAAAAGCTGTGATCGCCATCGCCGCGGATCCATCCGGAGCTCGACTAGCCTCTGGTTCCATTGACTACGACGTCTGCTTCTGGGATTTCGCCGGCATGGACACATCTATGAAGAGTTTCAGAACATTGCAGCCTTGCGAGAATCATCCTATTAAGTGCTTGCAGTATTCCATGACCGGGGACGTGATACTGGTGGTCTCGGGCGCGGCGCAGGCTAAAGTCCTGGATCGGGATGGCTTTGAGAAATGTGAGACCGTCAAGGGCGATCAGTACATCACGGATATGGCGCGCACAAAGGGTCACACCGCCAGTCTGAACAGCGGCTGTTGGCATCCGTTCACCAAGGAGGAGTATCTGACCTGCTCTCAGGACAGCACCTGCCGAATATGGAATTTGTACAGGCCGCGCGGACACAAGAGCCTGATAAAATGCCGTGCGCAAAACGGCGTGAAGACCATCCCCACCACGTGCGCTTACAGTCGGGAAGGCGCAGCCGTTGCGTGCGGCTGTATAGACGGCTCGATTCAGATGTGGGACCACAGGAAGAATTTCGTGAATCCGTCCCTCGTGCTGCGCGGCGCGCACGCATCGTCCAGCGAGGTATCGAGCCTGAGTTTCTCGTACCTCGGGCAGCTGTTGGCAAGCCGGGCCTGCGATGACACTCTGAAATTATGGGACTTACGGGCATTCAAGGCGCCGATCTTCGAAGCCAAGGGATTGTTCTCGCGTTACGACACCACGGATTGCATGTTCAGCCCTGATGACTCGATGATCATCACCGGGGAATCCTTGAACAAGGGAAAGACGACCGGTAGGGTGCTACTCTACGACAGCAAGACGTTTGACCTGATCAGAGAGATCCCTGTGACAAACTCTCATGTGATAAAGACTCTGTGGCACCCAAAGTTGAATCAGGTGTTCGTCGGCTGTGGCAACGGCATCGTCAAGGTGTACTACGATCCCAAAAAGAGCATGAGAGGCGCCAAACTGTGCGTTGTCAAGACGCACATGAAGCAGAAGCACATCGAAATAATGTCCACCCAGCAGATCATAACGCCCCATGCGCTTCCCCTGTTCCGTCAGGACAGGCCCAAGTCGGTTCGCAAGCAGATGGAGAAGGACAGGCTCGATCCGGTAAAATCGAGGCGTCCAGATCTGCCCATTACCTCCGGTCAGGGCGGTAGAGTGGCATCCTCTGGAGGAACGCTCAGCTCCTATGTCATACGCAATCTCGGGTTGAGCAAACGGATAGAGGATGATCAGGATCCAAGAGAGGCCATTCTGAAATACGCCAAGATAGCCGAGGAGGAACCGTACTGGATCGCACCTGCATACAAGAAGACGCAGCCGAAAACGATTTTTCAAAACGACGATCAAGATAGCGGACCGAgtaataagaaacaaaaaacttaG
- the LOC105829445 gene encoding uncharacterized protein LOC105829445, which produces MAKRKSFNRIHGRNSRHRSNDSFGSGFLDPDTNIVDEGRTFWWNNLEEDTSPRHSHIYSVNETPGQLNERSELNSTYGSMEWWKNLEASGSKSSISMRRNLSAEIVKANILQVSTSESEKESMHDLRKKKVYLKATNSRKSINNAFSKALNETETTIPLNLRGKRVNYSEFHSDLDKDVSPQRENLQEDEEDSNLSATGNILKLKPTISRRTRRNASTDDQNPFQDVLTEGVLSGNVTRKSIALQKESSRRSMHGDIDTNKDCSGDHGKSMRASQAIPLESINAISLNLPPPNVEDAASEANVEVIVQDTDESTEIAPSQFLKRKFAFGQRTRRSVGKNAFTDALADDSSSSLSDLNEKQRKSTFLQRTRKSVGKNAFADALADNSSLNLSDLNKENDFNEAPLMSLSPLRPSKELSINRSKNNITLEKSPIRQSSRLSLSAAKKQSLNIQDVKNNIEAVDLSSSSTDNKSLRRKIFEAVSLKPTSKILENSRKSLTKEPNPFEEILRKDGNISTRESHVSTEDNHGSLEQDRSTIKIIEVRGAVMEEENLQSKEDEVANEEESEEISVTSLNVEENVPKKLNVSLELRDTQLANSDLANISKSSSRKSIVATTSEKQASFSRKSIRKSPLEEHSHTNTMLSVGRSSTNKIITHAIVNDDVHNDVAVEQDLSTPKRVSKLINPFNKELRVVLTRISLRNRPETPKQSASKNTQLPKRSLNWINEEDDDVSVDSEINIGSVSEIISSTRISKVSTNNIERHKSTITPAEMADDTEEPARQTIQPNSTLTRAETSNKIVDRQSVQISNRTSIRENREIGRKDKSSSKSQNSRMSIKPSTSKGISVSKVNSSLKKIDDFFKIKQTSIAMDQSSQDAQRSQVFEKMEKIKSKLERIKSREMAAMKIAITDEKKSTLQMKKYAKSVMLKQTTKKKLLAKPMKVVDKAFLVNGKVYRAPRLPRPKHWVTDRFYKFLWNRMEPKYKLAARVKSEKFVQELAKIVAIIERRKKYESYKTEMDALMKEMARLNIINTRNDFYHFCQDFLPYEFRVKVVPMLMPGNKNNIPYDPEKLHVPILDTE; this is translated from the exons ATGGCTAAGAGGAAGAGCTTCAATCGAATACACGGACGAAACTCCAGGCATAGATCCAACGACTCTTTTGGTTCCGGATTTCTCGATCCGGATACAAACATCGTGGATGAAG GACGAACATTCTGGTGGAACAACTTGGAGGAGGATACATCTCCGCGGCATTCCCACATTTACAGTGTAAACGAGACGCCTGGACAACTGAACGAACGTTCAGAGTTGAATTCTACCTACGGTTCTATGGAATGGTGGAAAAATTTGGAAGCCTCTGGCAGCAAGTCCAGTATTTCAATGAGACGCAATCTTAGCGCAG AGATAGTTAAAGCCAATATATTGCAAGTTTCGACGTCCGAATCGGAGAAAGAATCGATGCATGActtaagaaagaagaaagtttATCTGAAGGCAACGAATAGCAGAAAGAGCATTAACAACGCTTTCTCAAAAGCACTGAATGAAACCGAGACAACTATTCCATTAAATTTACGGGGGAAACGAGTCAACTATTCTGAGTTCCATAGTGATTTGGATAAAGATGTCTCACCTCAGAGAGAAAACTTGCAGGAGGACGAGGAGGACAGTAATTTGAGCGCGACTgggaatattttgaaattgaagCCAACTATTTCTAGAAGAACAAGACGAAACGCGAGTACAGATGATCAAAATCCTTTTCAGGATGTACTAACAGAGGGTGTTCTGAGTGGCAACGTCACGAGAAAATCGATCGCACTTCAAAAAGAATCTTCGAGGCGTTCGATGCATGGAGATATTGATACGAATAAGGATTGCAGTGGCGATCATGGGAAATCTATGAGAGCATCTCAAGCAATACCGCTAGAGAGTATCAATGCTATCTCCTTGAATTTGCCACCTCCAAATGTCGAGGACGCAGCATCTGAGGCCAACGTTGAGGTGATCGTTCAAGACACCGATGAGAGCACCGAGATCGCTCCTAGTCAATTTTTGAAGCGTAAATTTGCCTTTGGACAACGCACACGGAGAAGCGTGGGAAAAAATGCCTTCACGGATGCTTTAGCCGACGATAGCAGCTCGAGTTTGTCTGATCTTAATGAGAAACAGCGTAAATCTACCTTTCTACAGCGCACACGAAAAAGCGTGGGAAAAAATGCTTTCGCGGACGCTTTAGCCGACAATAGTAGCTTGAATTTGTCTGATCTGAATAAGGAAAATGATTTTAACGAAGCACCATTAATGTCACTCTCGCCACTCCGCCCTTCAAAAGAATTATCCATCaatagatctaaaaataatatcacgcTCGAGAAATCTCCAATTCGTCAAAGTTCAAGATTGTCTCTAAGTGCAGCTAAGAAGCAATCATTAAACATACAAGacgtcaaaaataatattgaagcGGTCGATTTGAGCAGCTCGTCCACAGATAACAAATCTCTCaggagaaaaatttttgaagccGTATCTTTGAAGCCaacatcaaaaattttagaaaattcacGTAAGAGTCTAACTAAAGAGCCTAACCCGTTTGAGGAAATACTTAGAAAAGATGGTAATATTAGTACAAGAGAAAGTCACGTTTCAACTGAAGACAATCATGGTTCTCTCGAGCAAGACAGGTCTACGATAAAGATTATCGAGGTACGTGGAGCTGTAATGGAAGAAGAAAACTTGCAATCAAAAGAGGATGAAGTTGCAAACGAGGAAGAGTCTGAGGAAATATCCGTTACGTCGTTAAATGTCGAGGAAAATGTACCTAAGAAACTTAATGTATCATTAGAACTCAGGGATACACAACTGGCAAACAGCGATCTCGCAAATATATCTAAATCAAGTTCTCGAAAGAGTATAGTAGCTACAACGTCAGAAAAACAAGCTTCTTTCAGCCGCAAGTCCATCAGAAAGAGTCCTTTGGAGGAACATTCACATACCAATACAATGCTATCTGTTGGTAGGTCAAGTACCAATAAGATAATAACACATGCAATTGTAAACGATGATGTACATAATGATGTAGCTGTAGAACAAGATTTAAGTACGCCCAAACGAGTGTCTAAATTGATCAATCCTTTTAATAAGGAACTTCGTGTTGTTTTAACGCGTATCAGTTTAAGAAATCGGCCTGAAACACCAAAACAATCCGCGAGTAAAAATACGCAGTTGCCTAAGCGATCTCTAAACTGGATCAACGAGGAAGATGATGATGTATCTGTAGACTCGGAAATAAATATTGGCAGTGTCTCGGAAATAATAAGTTCTACAAGAATTTCAAAAGTTAGTACAAACAATATAGAAAGGCACAAAAGCACTATTACGCCAGCTGAAATGGCTGATGATACAGAAGAACCTGCGAGGCAAACAATTCAACCAAATTCCACTTTGACGAGGGCTGAAACGAGCAATAAAATAGTAGATCGGCAGAGCGTGCAGATTTCAAACAGGACCAGTATTAGAGAGAATAGAGAAATTGGACGTAAGGACAAAAGTTCGAGCAAATCTCAAAACAGTCGCATGTCGATTAAACCGTCAACCAGCAAAGGTATTTCTGTTAGTAAGGTAAATTCATCATTGAAAAAGATAGATGATTTCTTCAAGATAAAACAAACTTCAATAGCGATGGACCAATCGAGCCAAGACGCGCAGAGATCGCAAGTCTTCGAAAAAATGGAGAAGATTAAGTCTAAATTAGAGAGAATAAAATCTCGAGAGATGGCCGCGATGAAAATAGCCATAACGGATGAGAAAAAATCTACAttacaaatgaaaaaatatgcgaAATCTGTAATGCTTAAACAAACCACGAAAAAGAAGTTGCTTGCGAAGCCTATGAAAGTAGTGGATAAGGCATTCTTAGTAAATGGAAAAGTATATAGAGCACCGAGGCTTCCGCGTCCGAAACACTGGGTTACTGATCGTTTCTACAAGTTTCTGTGGAATCGTATGGAGCCGAAGTACAAATTGGCAGCAAGAGTAAAGTCCGAAAAATTCGTACAGGAATTGGCCAAAATAGTCGCTATCATTGAACGTCGTAAAAAGTACGAAAGTTATAAGACCGAAATGGATGCTTTGATGAAGGAAATGGCACggttaaatattatcaatactcgtaatgatttttatcatttctgtCAGGATTTTCTGCCGTATGAATTCCGCGTTAAAGTCGTGCCTATGCTAATGCCCGGAAATAAAAACAACATTCCTTATGATCCAGAAAAGTTACATGTTCCCATACTCGATACCGAGTGA